The Halomonas elongata DSM 2581 DNA segment TTCGATGTCTACTTCCTCGAGTCATCGCTGTACCGTGACGGTAAGGTCGCGGACACCGCCAAGCGCCTGGCCGAGCAAGGGCACACCTATGAACACGACGGCGCCACCTGGCTGCGCACCACCGACTTCGGTGATGACAAGGACCGGGTGATGCGCAAGCGTGACGGCGATTACACCTACTTCCTGCCCGATGTCGCCTATCACCTGGACAAGTGGCAGCGTGGCTTCACCACGGTGATCAACGAACAGGGCGCCGACCACCATTCCACGGTGACCCGGGTGCGCGCCGGCCTGCAGGCGCTGGGCGTCGGCATCCCCGAGGGCTGGCCCGACTATGTGCTGCACCAGATGGTGCTGGTCACCCGCTCCGGCGTCGAGGTGAAGCTCTCCAAGCGGGCCGGCAGCTACGTCACTCTGCGCGACCTGATCGACGAAGTGGGCCGCGATGCCACTCGCTTCTTCCTGGCCGCGCGCCGCGCCGACTCCCAGTTGACCTTCGACATCGACCTGGCGCGCTCCCAGTCCAACGACAACCCCGTCTATTACGTCCAGTACGCCCACGCCCGGGTCTGCAGCATGCTGCGCAAGGCCCAGGCCGACGAGCGGCCCTTCGATCACGAGCTGGCCATGGACAACCTGGCCCTGCTCGATACCGAGCAGGAAAAGGCCCTGCTCAATCGGCTGGCGCGTTATCCCGAGGTCGTCGAGCGCGCCGCCCTCGCCCGGGAGCCGCAGCAGATCGCCCAGTACCTGCAGGATCTCGCCGCCGAGTTCCATACCTGCTACAACGCGGTGAAGGTGATGGTCGAGGACGACGCTCGACGCAACGCTCGCCTGGCGCTGGGCCTGGCGGCTCGCCAGGTGCTGCGCAACGGCCTCGACCTGCTGGGCGTCAGTGCCCCCGAGGAGATGTAGGCCATGGCGACCCGCAAGAAGACGCCTCCCCGCAAGCGCGGCGCTACCAGCCAGCGCCGCTCGTCGAAGAGCAAGGCGCCAAGCC contains these protein-coding regions:
- the argS gene encoding arginine--tRNA ligase, with the protein product MKDTIISLLERALEDLQRQAILPSELAPTIKVDPAKDKAHGDYATNLALMLAKPAGLKPRELAEKLVAALPDSEAVSKVEIAGPGFINFFAATDAAAQVVREVLDGGDAFGRSLTGQGQKVQVEFVSANPTGPLHVGHGRGAAIGDCLCRLLEATGFDVTREFYYNDAGAQISNLALSVQARAKGVTPEDDAWPADGYRGDYITDVAKAYLAGETVHADDRHVTAKADPDDLDAIRDFAVAYLRREQDLDLRAFGVAFDVYFLESSLYRDGKVADTAKRLAEQGHTYEHDGATWLRTTDFGDDKDRVMRKRDGDYTYFLPDVAYHLDKWQRGFTTVINEQGADHHSTVTRVRAGLQALGVGIPEGWPDYVLHQMVLVTRSGVEVKLSKRAGSYVTLRDLIDEVGRDATRFFLAARRADSQLTFDIDLARSQSNDNPVYYVQYAHARVCSMLRKAQADERPFDHELAMDNLALLDTEQEKALLNRLARYPEVVERAALAREPQQIAQYLQDLAAEFHTCYNAVKVMVEDDARRNARLALGLAARQVLRNGLDLLGVSAPEEM